A section of the Ovis canadensis isolate MfBH-ARS-UI-01 breed Bighorn chromosome 1, ARS-UI_OviCan_v2, whole genome shotgun sequence genome encodes:
- the FCRL4 gene encoding Fc receptor-like protein 4 isoform X1, which yields MLFRMLEEASVLLWASLLVLAAPVSGPLAAVYKSVISIQPPWTTVFRGERVNLTCSGFHFYAQEKLQGYRWFSGKARPHETPGNTLEVRDSGQYRCQAPGSLPSNPVHLIFSSASLILQAPYSVFEGDELVLRCQKRGREKLAVVKYTWNRKIISGTDESFDLLIPKASLNNSGCYQCIGFLENAYVLKTSQINIQIQELFSRPKLEVTDSQPIEGKPVNLSCETQLPLERPDTRLHFAFFRDNGVMISNRSGSPDLQITAIWREDSGSYWCGAETVTGGIHKRSLPLQIDVQRIPVSGVLLETQPQEDQVVEGETLVLVCSVAKGTGNTTFSWHREDTRESLGQKSQRSQKAELEIPVIRESHAGRYYCTADNGYGLIQSQAVNVTVRSIPGIKRSLVAGGTTGGSLSILLAVALLFYCWHQRKPEMSLSQSLGPASRIPMAPLSTGDGFQGDIIRRPLTVGPPGPFNPMCPAPVELQQLYINVHPRERDLVYSEIQISQPGAEGEANTFRTSLENQHVSIVYSEVKTQL from the exons CTGCTGTATACAAATCCGTGATTTCCATCCAGCCTCCGTGGACCACTGTCTTCCGTGGAGAGAGAGTGAATCTGACTTGTAGTGGATTTCACTTCTATGCACAAGAGAAATTACAAGGCTACCGTTGGTTCTCTGGGAAAGCACGTCCACATGAAACTCCAGGAAATACCCTTGAGGTTCGTGATTCTGGACAGTACAGGTGCCAGGCCCCAGGCTCACTCCCAAGTAACCCCGTGCACTTGATCTTTTCTTCAG CCTCTCTCATCCTCCAGGCGCCATATTCTGTGTTTGAAGGTGATGAGCTGGTTCTGAGATGCcagaaaagggggagagagaaactGGCTGTTGTGAAGTATACTTGGAATCGAAAAATTATTTCTGGTACTGATGAAAGCTTTGATCTTTTGATACCGAAAGCAAGTTTAAATAACAGTGGCTGTTACCAGTGCATTGGATTCTTGGAAAATGCTTATGTATTGAAAACAAGTCAGATAAATATTCAAATTCAAG AATTATTTTCACGTCCGAAGCTGGAAGTCACAGATTCCCAGCCTATAGAGGGGAAGCCTGTAAACCTGAGCTGCGAGACGCAGCTCCCGCTGGAGCGGCCGGACACTCGGCTTCACTTTGCCTTCTTCAGAGACAACGGGGTCATGATCTCAAACCGGAGTGGGTCCCCGGACCTCCAGATCACAGCCATTTGGAGAGAAGACTCAGGATCATACTGGTGTGGTGCTGAAACAGTGACTGGTGGCATCCACAAACGCAGCCTCCCACTTCAGATTGACGTGCAGA GAATCCCTGTGTCTGGAGTGCTCCTGGAGACCCAGCCCCAAGAAGACCAGGTGGTTGAAGGGGAGACGCTGGTCCTTGTCTGCTCTGTGGCCAAAGGCACTGGGAACACCACATTCTCTTGGCACAGAGAGGACACGAGGGAGAGTCTGGGGCAGAAAAGCCAGCGCTCCCAgaaagcagagctggagatccCTGTTATCAGGGAGAGCCATGCCGGGCGCTACTACTGCACAGCTGACAACGGCTACGGCCTCATCCAGAGCCAGGCAGTGAACGTCACTGTGAGAA GCATCCCAGGGATTAAAAGAAGCCTTGTTGCGGGAGGAACCACTGGGGGATCACTCAGCATTCTCCTGGCTGTAGCCCTGCTGTTTTACTGCTGGCACCAGAGGAAACCGG AGATGTCCTTGAGTCAAAGCTTGGGACCAGCATCTCGTATTCCAATGGCTCCACTCTCTACAG GAGACGGCTTTCAGGGAGACATAATCAG GAGACCCCTGACAGTAGGCCCACCAGGACCCTTCAACCCCATGTGCCCTGCCCCTGTGGAGCTGCAGCAGTTGTACATCAATG tgcATCCAAGAGAAAGAGACTTGGTATATTCTGAGATCCAGATTTCTCAGCCTGGGGCAGAAGGGGAAG ccAATACCTTCAGAACATCTCTAGAGAACCAG CATGTCTCAATTGTCTACTCTGAAGTGAAGACACAGCTCTGA
- the FCRL4 gene encoding Fc receptor-like protein 4 isoform X2, protein MLFRMLEEASVLLWASLLVLAAPVSGPLAAVYKSVISIQPPWTTVFRGERVNLTCSGFHFYAQEKLQGYRWFSGKARPHETPGNTLEVRDSGQYRCQAPGSLPSNPVHLIFSSASLILQAPYSVFEGDELVLRCQKRGREKLAVVKYTWNRKIISGTDESFDLLIPKASLNNSGCYQCIGFLENAYVLKTSQINIQIQELFSRPKLEVTDSQPIEGKPVNLSCETQLPLERPDTRLHFAFFRDNGVMISNRSGSPDLQITAIWREDSGSYWCGAETVTGGIHKRSLPLQIDVQRIPVSGVLLETQPQEDQVVEGETLVLVCSVAKGTGNTTFSWHREDTRESLGQKSQRSQKAELEIPVIRESHAGRYYCTADNGYGLIQSQAVNVTVRSIPGIKRSLVAGGTTGGSLSILLAVALLFYCWHQRKPGDGFQGDIIRRPLTVGPPGPFNPMCPAPVELQQLYINVHPRERDLVYSEIQISQPGAEGEANTFRTSLENQHVSIVYSEVKTQL, encoded by the exons CTGCTGTATACAAATCCGTGATTTCCATCCAGCCTCCGTGGACCACTGTCTTCCGTGGAGAGAGAGTGAATCTGACTTGTAGTGGATTTCACTTCTATGCACAAGAGAAATTACAAGGCTACCGTTGGTTCTCTGGGAAAGCACGTCCACATGAAACTCCAGGAAATACCCTTGAGGTTCGTGATTCTGGACAGTACAGGTGCCAGGCCCCAGGCTCACTCCCAAGTAACCCCGTGCACTTGATCTTTTCTTCAG CCTCTCTCATCCTCCAGGCGCCATATTCTGTGTTTGAAGGTGATGAGCTGGTTCTGAGATGCcagaaaagggggagagagaaactGGCTGTTGTGAAGTATACTTGGAATCGAAAAATTATTTCTGGTACTGATGAAAGCTTTGATCTTTTGATACCGAAAGCAAGTTTAAATAACAGTGGCTGTTACCAGTGCATTGGATTCTTGGAAAATGCTTATGTATTGAAAACAAGTCAGATAAATATTCAAATTCAAG AATTATTTTCACGTCCGAAGCTGGAAGTCACAGATTCCCAGCCTATAGAGGGGAAGCCTGTAAACCTGAGCTGCGAGACGCAGCTCCCGCTGGAGCGGCCGGACACTCGGCTTCACTTTGCCTTCTTCAGAGACAACGGGGTCATGATCTCAAACCGGAGTGGGTCCCCGGACCTCCAGATCACAGCCATTTGGAGAGAAGACTCAGGATCATACTGGTGTGGTGCTGAAACAGTGACTGGTGGCATCCACAAACGCAGCCTCCCACTTCAGATTGACGTGCAGA GAATCCCTGTGTCTGGAGTGCTCCTGGAGACCCAGCCCCAAGAAGACCAGGTGGTTGAAGGGGAGACGCTGGTCCTTGTCTGCTCTGTGGCCAAAGGCACTGGGAACACCACATTCTCTTGGCACAGAGAGGACACGAGGGAGAGTCTGGGGCAGAAAAGCCAGCGCTCCCAgaaagcagagctggagatccCTGTTATCAGGGAGAGCCATGCCGGGCGCTACTACTGCACAGCTGACAACGGCTACGGCCTCATCCAGAGCCAGGCAGTGAACGTCACTGTGAGAA GCATCCCAGGGATTAAAAGAAGCCTTGTTGCGGGAGGAACCACTGGGGGATCACTCAGCATTCTCCTGGCTGTAGCCCTGCTGTTTTACTGCTGGCACCAGAGGAAACCGG GAGACGGCTTTCAGGGAGACATAATCAG GAGACCCCTGACAGTAGGCCCACCAGGACCCTTCAACCCCATGTGCCCTGCCCCTGTGGAGCTGCAGCAGTTGTACATCAATG tgcATCCAAGAGAAAGAGACTTGGTATATTCTGAGATCCAGATTTCTCAGCCTGGGGCAGAAGGGGAAG ccAATACCTTCAGAACATCTCTAGAGAACCAG CATGTCTCAATTGTCTACTCTGAAGTGAAGACACAGCTCTGA